One window of the Pyxicephalus adspersus chromosome 5, UCB_Pads_2.0, whole genome shotgun sequence genome contains the following:
- the LOC140330777 gene encoding kinesin-like protein KIF20A, whose product MDIVDDSSIVTTEVSSLLDPASCSAVGDTFMSDSAVLNGQTSQPLKVYLRIRPFSKAELASNESQDCVTVENSELVSLSAPKDSSAMKNCERGIGQSVHKFTFTKIFGPDTTQAEFFDGTMKDLVNSFTQGQNGLVFTYGVTNAGKTFTIQGSPKDGGILPRSLDVVFGYIRGRQYPKMNLKPYLGNDVMKLDPAQVKQEEASKASLFSSLKEDGMKTVSSTGNLRTLPLSNEVSLVQDADGESVNQFSAWVSFFEIYNEYVYDLLDQFLSSKNQKRPALKICDDQAGISYVKDLKWFNITSTEEACKILQIGNKNRSLASTKMNQQSSRSHSIFTIRLLKLSSGDDPSVLGVSEMSLCDLAGSERCNKTQTVGDRLKEAGNINNSLLILGKCIAALKQGQNPKKASYVPFRESKLTRLFQPFFSGKGKACMIVNINQCASTYDETLHVMKFSAVAKQVVQVIQPRNFDFMAPRIVGKDGKVITEIDADVSIEDLLSDDEEDEMDMTVMSPEDLLRKIEELKEKLVTERQNKLILEMQIRKEMGEAMYQQMVHLDETWSKRFEEFKETTEEQLENRLEMYKKAIRNHAYRQAMDDLEEDYVSYEEFQAEQEKVMERDQKIEELEIALGMKKQSNGDDASTENNYLSGPLEALTQRNQEKEKTIVSLKLQLQNIKDVTDLNIRRLSEENEMLKQHLKVKEQEVRGLQSLAERAIQLEASVTELQTQLDESRKLVSSVDVCEPKPKKGLFSNIRNTMTGTPKKTKVIEKTEETTGLTRKKHLLARK is encoded by the exons ATGGACATCGTAGATGACAGCTCAATAGTAACTACAGAAGTGAGTTCTTTGTTGGATCCGGCATCATGCAGTGCTGTAGGTGACACCTTTATGTCTGATTCTGCAGTGTTG aatggGCAAACATCCCAACCACTGAAGGTGTACTTGAGAATAAGACCTTTTTCAAAAGCAGAGCTTGCAAGCAATGAGTCCCAG gattgtgTGACTGTTGAAAACTCAGAACTGGTTTCTCTTAGTGCGCCCAAAGATTCATCTGCCATGAAAAACTGTGAAAGAGGAATTGGCCAATCGGTGCACAAGTTCACttttaccaag ATATTTGGACCAGATACAACCCAAGCTGAATTTTTTGATGGCACAATGAAGGATCTAGTGAATTCTTTCACCCAGGGACAGAATGGGCTTGTGTTTACATATGGTGTCACCAATGCTGGAAAAACATTCACAATACAAG GCTCTCCAAAGGATGGTGGTATACTTCCTCGTTCACTTGATGTAGTTTTTGGTTATATCAGAGGTAGGCAGTACCCCAAGATGAATCTAAAGCCTTATCTTGGCAATGATGTTATGAAACTAGATCCTGCCCAAGTTAAGCAGGAAGAAGCATCCAAAGCATCCCTGTTTTCCAGCCTGAAAGAG GATGGTAtgaagactgtttcaagtacagGAAATCTCCGTACTCTGCCCTTAAGTAATGAAGTTTCACTTGTTCAAG atGCTGATGGTGAAAGTGTTAACCAGTTCTCAGCATGGGTATCGTTTTTTGAGATTTACAATGAGTATGTATATGACTTGCTAGATCAGTTTCTCTCATCAAAAAACCAAAAAAGGCCAGCCTTAAAAATATGTGATGACCAAGCAGGCATCTCCTACGTAAAAG atTTAAAGTGGTTCAACATCACCAGCACAGAAGAGGCGTGCAAGATACTACAAATTGGGAATAAAAATCGCAGCCTGGCGTCTACTAAAATGAACCAGCAGTCCAGTAGAAg CCACAGCATATTTACAATCCGCCTCCTAAAACTAAGCAGTGGTGACGATCCTAGCGTTCTTGGAGTGTCAGA AATGTCACTGTGTGACTTGGCTGGATCTGAACgttgcaataaaacacaaactgTTGGCGACAGACTAAAAGAAGCCGGAAACATAAACAATTCTCTTCTCATCCTTGGCAAATGTATCGCAGCTTTGAAGCAGGGTCAGAACCCCAA AAAAGCAAGCTATGTTCCCTTCAGGGAAAGCAAGCTGACCCGGCTTTTCCAGCCCTTCTTTTCTGGTAAGGGGAAGGCTTGCATGATTGTCAACATCAATCAGTGCGCCTCTACATACGACGAAACTCTGCACGTCATGAAGTTCTCAGCTGTTGCTAAACAA gtGGTTCAGGTAATTCAGCCCAGAAACTTTGACTTTATGGCTCCAAGAATAGTTGGAAAAGATGGCAAGGTTATTACAGAGATTGATGCAGATGTGTCTATTGAAGACCTTCTCTCCGATGATGAGGAAGATGAGATGGACATGACTGTTATGAGCCCAGAG GATCTTTTGAGAAAAATTGAAGAACTGAAAGAAAAGTTAGTGACTGAAAGACAAAACAAACTGATTTTGGAAATGCAGATCAGAAAGGAGATGGGGGAAGCCATGTATCAGCAGATGGTTCACCTTGATGAGACCTGGAG TAAAAGATTTGAAGAGTTTAAAGAAACAACTGAGGAGCAACTTGAAAACAGGCTAGAAATGTACAAGAAAGCCATCCGGAACCATGCATATCGTCAAGCAATGGATGACCTGGAGGAGGATTATGTGTCATATGAAGAGTTTCAGGCTGAACAGGAGAAAGTAATG GAGAGAGATCAAAAAATAGAAGAACTTGAGATTGCACTCGGTATGAAGAAACAGTCCAATGGAGATGATGCCAGTACAG AAAACAATTACCTATCTGGACCCCTTGAAGCATTAACCCAACGcaatcaagaaaaagaaaag ACTATTGTCAGTTTGAAGTTACAGTTACAGAATATTAAAGATGTAACGGATCTGAACATAAGAAGACTGTctgaagaaaatgaaatgttgaAGCAGCATCTGAAAGTAAAG GAACAGGAGGTGCGAGGTCTCCAGAGCCTGGCGGAACGAGCCATTCAGCTAGAGGCCTCTGTGACAGAACTACAGACTCAGCTGGATGAAAGCAGGAAGCTTGTGTCATCAGTGGATGTATGTGAACCAAAGCCTAAGAAGGGCCTCTTTTCTAATATTAGAAATACCATGACCGGCACACCAAAGAAGACTAAAGTGATTGAAAAAACAGAGGAAACCACAGGCTTGACtaggaaaaaacatttgctggctcGCAAATAA
- the RPS20 gene encoding small ribosomal subunit protein uS10 → MAFKDTGKAPVESEVAIHRIRITLTSRNVKSLEKVCADLIRGAKEKNLKVKGPVRMPTKTLRITTRKTPCGEGSKTWDRFQMRIHKRLIDLHSPSEIVKQITSISIEPGVEVEVTIADA, encoded by the exons ATG GCATTTAAAGACACAGGCAAAGCACCTGTTGAGTCAGAGGTTGCCATCCATCGCATCCGTATTACACTTACCAGCCGCAATGTGAAATCTCTGGAAAAGG TCTGCGCTGATCTGATCCGTGGAGCCAAGGAAAAGAACTTGAAGGTGAAGGGACCTGTGCGCATGCCCACCAAG ACTCTGCGCATCACTACAAGAAAAACCCCTTGTGGTGAGGGTTCCAAGACCTGGGATAGATTCCAGATGAGGATCCACAAGCGCCTGATTGATCTGCACAGCCCCTCTGAGATTGTGAAGCAGATCACTTCCATCAGTATTGAACCTGGTGTAGAAGTTGAGGTGACCATTGCTGATGCATAA